From Synoicihabitans lomoniglobus, the proteins below share one genomic window:
- a CDS encoding ABC transporter permease: MKPSRLPLVTALVVLVFFYLPIAMLIAQSFNAAKFGGQWNGFSFRWYQELWAREDIHQAAWNTLLIAVTSTIASVVLGALAAWCIHRYKTRTQRIHYGLIYAPLVVPDILMGLSLLFLFVNVGVQLNFTTIILAHTTFCLSYVTLVMLGRLQDFDDAVIEAAQDLGAGWGTIIRRILLPLLGPGLAAGGLLAFTLSIDDFVITFLVSGPGNTTLPVKIFSMMRRSSPQVINALSVIFMSVTFITVLLSQRLTRPQP, from the coding sequence ATGAAACCGAGCCGACTTCCTCTCGTCACGGCGCTGGTGGTGCTGGTCTTTTTCTACCTGCCGATCGCCATGCTGATCGCGCAGTCCTTCAATGCCGCCAAGTTCGGTGGCCAATGGAACGGGTTTTCCTTCCGTTGGTATCAGGAACTTTGGGCCCGAGAGGATATCCATCAGGCGGCGTGGAATACGCTGCTCATCGCCGTGACTTCCACCATCGCGTCGGTCGTGCTGGGCGCGCTGGCCGCCTGGTGTATCCATCGTTACAAGACGCGCACCCAGCGGATTCACTACGGCCTCATCTACGCGCCGCTGGTGGTGCCGGACATTCTGATGGGCCTCAGCCTGTTGTTCCTGTTCGTCAACGTGGGGGTGCAGCTCAACTTCACCACCATCATTCTCGCTCACACGACGTTTTGTCTGAGTTACGTGACCCTCGTCATGCTCGGGCGTTTGCAGGACTTTGACGACGCCGTGATCGAGGCCGCTCAGGATCTCGGGGCCGGCTGGGGCACGATCATTCGGCGGATACTGTTGCCCCTGCTCGGACCGGGGCTGGCCGCCGGCGGGCTGTTGGCGTTTACGCTCAGTATCGACGATTTCGTGATAACTTTTCTCGTATCCGGTCCGGGCAATACTACCTTGCCGGTGAAAATTTTCAGCATGATGCGTCGGAGTTCCCCCCAGGTGATCAACGCGTTGAGTGTTATCTTCATGTCCGTCACGTTCATTACCGTCCTGCTCAGTCAACGACTCACCCGCCCACAACCATGA
- a CDS encoding ABC transporter permease — MKKRRWIEQALTWPSFGWLVIFFAVPTVLVFALSFKPADLSGGAAPGWTLETWRSLNNPAYPGIVWRTLWLSGACTVVCLGLGVPVAYWIARLDVRWRQRVLLLIILPFWTNFLIRIFAWRTLLHPDGFVKSVCVSLGWAEPNTQLLYNNGAILLVLVYTYLPFAILPLYAATEKFDFTLFEAARDLGATKWRAFRSVFLPGIRTGLLTAFLIVFIPALGSYAIPAIVGGPTSEMIGNKIAQRATTDRNLPHAAALGAVLTLVIFVPLGVAAYLRRRDRLDVTTTPVDEPASP, encoded by the coding sequence ATGAAAAAGCGGCGGTGGATCGAGCAGGCGTTGACCTGGCCGAGTTTCGGTTGGCTCGTGATTTTTTTCGCTGTGCCGACCGTGCTGGTGTTTGCGCTCTCGTTCAAACCGGCCGACCTCAGCGGCGGCGCCGCCCCGGGTTGGACGCTGGAAACATGGCGCAGTCTGAACAACCCCGCCTACCCGGGGATCGTCTGGCGCACGTTGTGGTTGAGCGGGGCCTGCACGGTGGTGTGTCTCGGCCTCGGCGTTCCAGTGGCGTATTGGATCGCCCGACTCGATGTGCGCTGGCGGCAACGCGTGCTGCTGCTGATCATCCTGCCTTTTTGGACCAACTTCCTCATCCGCATCTTTGCGTGGCGCACCCTGCTCCATCCCGACGGATTCGTGAAATCAGTCTGCGTATCGCTCGGTTGGGCGGAACCCAACACTCAGCTGTTGTATAACAACGGCGCGATCCTGTTGGTGCTCGTCTACACGTATCTGCCGTTTGCGATCCTGCCGCTCTACGCGGCGACCGAGAAATTTGACTTCACCCTCTTCGAAGCGGCGCGCGACCTCGGCGCGACCAAGTGGCGGGCGTTTCGCAGCGTGTTTTTGCCGGGCATTCGCACGGGACTGCTCACCGCGTTTTTGATCGTGTTTATCCCGGCGCTCGGCTCCTACGCCATCCCGGCCATCGTGGGAGGGCCGACCAGCGAAATGATTGGCAACAAGATCGCGCAACGCGCCACCACCGACCGCAACCTGCCCCACGCGGCGGCGCTGGGAGCGGTGCTGACGCTGGTGATCTTTGTGCCGCTCGGCGTGGCGGCCTATCTGCGCCGTCGCGATCGACTCGATGTCACCACAACCCCGGTCGACGAACCCGCCTCGCCATGA
- a CDS encoding polyamine ABC transporter substrate-binding protein translates to MKSPLLRFIAVGLVAGLVLLFSSCAKKKPVLHVYIWSDYLAEGLVEEFAAANNCEVIVDNYDSNEVLHAKLKGGATGYDLVFPSSYIVRMMVEDGLLQKLNHDRIPNIKNLDPIFVGSVSVDKKMVYSIPYMTGATGIAYRTDEVEDFVPSWQMFARSDLAGRMTLLDDHREVLGAALRVLGHSMNSTDEAAIEAAADLVIEWKRNIAQFASESNKAGIASKEFYLVQAWGGDVQQIIDENEDPNIAFALPQEGFAMWEDTMAIPTGADNVDLAEKFINFLHDPVIAARNIEFNYYLCPNWASYRHLSEEVLQNPIVIIPPELLKKGEQIKDIGDDLAKYTAAWDRVKATQ, encoded by the coding sequence ATGAAATCTCCCCTCCTCCGCTTCATTGCTGTCGGCCTGGTCGCCGGTCTCGTTTTGCTTTTCTCGTCGTGCGCCAAAAAGAAGCCGGTCCTGCACGTCTACATCTGGAGTGACTATCTCGCCGAAGGCCTCGTGGAAGAGTTCGCCGCGGCCAACAACTGCGAAGTCATCGTCGACAACTACGACTCCAACGAGGTGCTCCACGCCAAACTCAAAGGCGGCGCCACCGGCTACGACCTCGTTTTCCCTTCCAGCTACATCGTGCGCATGATGGTGGAGGACGGTCTGCTCCAAAAGCTGAACCACGACCGCATTCCCAACATCAAAAACCTCGACCCCATTTTCGTGGGCAGCGTTTCGGTTGATAAGAAAATGGTCTACAGCATCCCCTACATGACGGGGGCGACCGGGATCGCCTACCGGACCGATGAAGTGGAGGATTTCGTTCCGTCGTGGCAGATGTTTGCCCGCTCCGATCTTGCCGGCCGCATGACTTTGCTGGATGACCACCGCGAGGTGTTGGGGGCCGCGCTCAGAGTGTTGGGCCACAGCATGAACTCTACCGACGAGGCTGCCATCGAGGCCGCCGCCGATCTGGTCATCGAGTGGAAACGAAACATCGCGCAGTTCGCTTCGGAATCCAACAAGGCTGGCATTGCCTCGAAGGAATTCTACCTCGTGCAAGCCTGGGGCGGCGACGTGCAACAGATCATCGATGAAAACGAAGACCCCAACATCGCCTTCGCGCTGCCGCAGGAAGGCTTTGCCATGTGGGAAGACACTATGGCAATTCCGACCGGAGCGGATAACGTCGATCTGGCGGAGAAGTTCATCAACTTCCTCCACGACCCCGTCATCGCCGCGCGCAATATCGAGTTCAACTACTACCTTTGCCCCAACTGGGCGTCCTACCGCCATCTCTCCGAAGAGGTGCTGCAAAACCCGATCGTCATCATCCCGCCCGAGCTCCTCAAGAAAGGCGAACAGATCAAGGATATCGGTGACGACCTGGCGAAATACACGGCCGCTTGGGACCGGGTTAAAGCCACGCAGTGA
- a CDS encoding MFS transporter has translation MIDTKLPLREKLAYGCGDFASVLFWQTFMRYLPFFYTDVFGLTAAMLANLLLFSRVLDGVSDPVIGMWADRTESKWGKFRPFILFGCMPFAIFGVLTFTTPDLGDNGKIIWAFVTYNGLMLLYTLVNIPYTAMLGVMTTNSVERTRLSSIKFIFAFAAGTVISATLLPMVSALGGAEGNPQQGWQTAFIIVGIVAVAFFLITVFGTKERIKPTPDPEATVGKDIKMLLGNNAWVLLLATTLTFILFVAVRSSVSTHYYKYYVFDGNTDVANKLSLFGNMLNFDNMVSAFNTGGQLVSMAGVLVTAMIAKNFRKGPLYITFFVLAIIATASFYVVPADQIETLFILDLLGSAASAPLPVLLWAMYADTADYGEWKNGRRTTALVFSASTMGQKVGWAVAGYIAFMMLSGVGFEANTIPSDDVKHSLVLLMSLAPAALGILSIVIFKFYPLTDQKMAGIEADLDARRAAAGTPTE, from the coding sequence ATGATCGATACCAAACTTCCCCTGCGCGAAAAACTTGCCTACGGCTGTGGCGACTTCGCCTCCGTCCTTTTTTGGCAGACGTTTATGCGCTACCTGCCGTTTTTCTACACCGACGTGTTTGGACTGACGGCCGCCATGCTCGCCAATCTCCTGCTTTTCAGCCGCGTGCTGGACGGTGTCAGTGACCCCGTCATCGGTATGTGGGCCGACCGGACGGAGAGCAAATGGGGCAAATTCCGCCCGTTCATTCTCTTCGGTTGCATGCCGTTCGCCATCTTCGGGGTGCTCACCTTCACCACGCCGGATCTGGGCGACAACGGTAAGATTATTTGGGCGTTCGTGACCTACAACGGCCTCATGCTGCTCTACACCTTGGTCAACATTCCCTACACCGCGATGTTGGGTGTCATGACGACCAACTCCGTCGAGCGGACCCGGCTGTCCTCGATCAAGTTCATCTTCGCTTTCGCGGCCGGCACCGTCATTTCGGCCACCCTTCTCCCCATGGTCAGCGCGCTGGGCGGGGCCGAGGGTAATCCGCAGCAGGGGTGGCAAACCGCCTTTATCATCGTGGGCATCGTCGCGGTGGCGTTCTTCCTCATCACCGTTTTCGGCACCAAGGAACGCATCAAACCCACGCCGGACCCGGAGGCCACCGTCGGCAAGGACATCAAGATGCTGTTGGGCAACAATGCCTGGGTGCTGCTCCTCGCCACCACCCTGACGTTCATTCTGTTCGTCGCGGTTCGGAGCTCCGTCTCGACGCACTATTACAAGTATTACGTTTTCGACGGAAATACCGATGTGGCGAACAAGCTGAGCCTTTTCGGCAACATGCTGAATTTCGACAACATGGTTTCCGCCTTCAATACCGGCGGCCAACTGGTCTCCATGGCCGGCGTGCTCGTGACCGCGATGATCGCGAAGAACTTCCGCAAAGGTCCGCTCTACATCACCTTCTTCGTGCTCGCGATCATTGCCACCGCCTCGTTCTACGTGGTGCCCGCCGACCAGATCGAAACATTGTTTATTCTCGATCTGCTCGGTTCGGCCGCTTCCGCACCGTTGCCCGTGCTGCTGTGGGCCATGTATGCCGACACCGCCGACTACGGCGAATGGAAGAATGGTCGCCGCACGACCGCGCTGGTGTTCTCGGCGTCCACCATGGGCCAAAAAGTGGGTTGGGCCGTCGCCGGCTACATCGCCTTCATGATGCTCTCCGGCGTTGGTTTCGAAGCCAACACCATCCCGAGCGACGATGTGAAACACAGCTTGGTCCTGCTCATGAGTCTGGCCCCCGCCGCCCTCGGCATCTTGTCGATCGTGATCTTCAAGTTCTACCCGCTCACCGACCAAAAGATGGCCGGCATCGAAGCGGATCTCGATGCTCGTCGCGCCGCTGCCGGCACCCCGACGGAATAA